A portion of the Tenacibaculum todarodis genome contains these proteins:
- a CDS encoding carbonic anhydrase family protein yields the protein MPHRNKAVTKDVQDKLTPLMVLQDFIEGNSRFIRDEVHTIDHKALITQTTDGQHPKAIVLSCIDSRVPVELIFDQTIGDVFVARVAGNFENVDILGSMEYSCKVAGSKLIFVLGHESCGAIKAACDHVELGNITSMLDNIQPAVKKSESQVKGKHNSSNTEFVNQTIENNVRLTIERIREKSPILKEMEANGEIKIVGGVYHISSGKVAML from the coding sequence ATGCCACATAGAAATAAAGCAGTAACAAAAGACGTACAAGATAAATTAACACCTTTAATGGTGTTACAAGATTTTATTGAAGGTAATTCTCGTTTTATAAGAGACGAAGTACACACAATAGATCATAAAGCATTAATAACACAAACTACAGATGGTCAACACCCAAAAGCAATTGTTCTTTCGTGTATTGACTCTAGAGTTCCTGTAGAATTAATTTTTGATCAAACAATTGGAGATGTTTTTGTAGCTAGAGTTGCAGGAAACTTCGAAAACGTAGACATTTTAGGTTCTATGGAATATTCTTGTAAAGTTGCAGGAAGTAAGTTAATCTTTGTATTAGGTCACGAAAGCTGTGGAGCAATTAAAGCAGCTTGCGACCATGTAGAATTAGGAAACATTACTTCAATGTTAGACAATATTCAGCCAGCAGTTAAAAAATCTGAATCACAAGTAAAAGGAAAACACAACTCTTCTAATACAGAGTTTGTAAACCAAACAATTGAAAATAACGTAAGATTAACCATTGAAAGAATTAGAGAGAAAAGTCCTATTCTAAAAGAAATGGAAGCTAACGGAGAAATTAAAATTGTTGGTGGAGTTTACCATATTAGCTCTGGTAAAGTTGCCATGTTATAA
- a CDS encoding SDR family oxidoreductase: protein MSLKKEVVWITGASSGIGKSLALEYANQGVKLILSSRNTTALEAVKAACKNPSEVQILSLDLEDYENLQPKVTEALSFFGKIDVLVNNGGVSQRSLAKDTSIAVDKKLMDVNYLGTVALTKALLPHFIENKSGHFVVTTSIVGKVATPMRSSYSASKHALHGFFDALRAEHYNDNISVTLICPGFVATDVSKNALTGDGSKQNKMDESTANGIHPDRFAKLMLKAIKNKKEEAYIGGAKERFSVYVKRYYPKLVSRLIRKWKVT from the coding sequence ATGAGTTTAAAAAAAGAAGTAGTTTGGATAACTGGAGCATCCTCCGGAATTGGTAAATCACTAGCTTTAGAATATGCAAATCAGGGAGTTAAATTAATTTTATCTTCAAGAAATACAACGGCTTTGGAAGCTGTTAAAGCAGCATGTAAAAATCCGTCCGAAGTACAAATTTTATCGCTCGATTTAGAAGATTACGAAAATTTACAGCCAAAAGTAACAGAAGCACTTTCTTTCTTCGGAAAAATTGACGTTTTGGTAAATAATGGCGGCGTTAGTCAGCGTTCATTAGCAAAAGATACGTCAATTGCAGTAGATAAAAAACTGATGGATGTAAATTACCTTGGAACCGTTGCGCTTACAAAAGCTTTATTGCCTCATTTTATAGAAAATAAAAGCGGACATTTTGTGGTAACCACAAGTATTGTTGGTAAAGTTGCCACGCCAATGCGCTCAAGTTACTCCGCAAGTAAACACGCTTTGCATGGTTTTTTTGACGCTTTAAGAGCAGAACATTATAACGATAATATCTCTGTAACACTTATTTGTCCTGGTTTTGTTGCAACCGATGTTTCTAAAAATGCTCTAACTGGAGACGGAAGTAAACAGAATAAAATGGACGAATCTACCGCAAACGGAATTCATCCAGATCGTTTTGCAAAACTGATGTTAAAAGCCATTAAAAATAAAAAGGAAGAAGCCTATATTGGTGGCGCAAAAGAGCGTTTTAGTGTCTATGTAAAACGATATTACCCAAAATTAGTTTCGCGTTTAATTAGAAAGTGGAAGGTTACTTAG
- a CDS encoding DUF3427 domain-containing protein, whose protein sequence is MNQGIYEELITQLVSEKLNELDKDKFFLKKTSIDKEEASNVLSKHLAKTLKHAFQLIKGKAELQIEIANKIIKLLKDELNKQEFNDDLVSIEGEILKAVFSKTDAHFSNLDLRLKEITPYTRLTQSELFTGGNGGLSLESELKKEILSSNEIYLLVSFIKFKGIIILEKELREYTERGGKLKVITTTYIGATDYKAIQLLSNLPNTEVKISYNTSNERLHAKAYLFYRNTGFHTAYIGSSNFSRSALTDGLEWNLKVTTKEVSHIIDKFNKTFDSYWKSDDFELFDDSKHKEKLQNALKQSKFSKPYENATALFDIKPFPYQKEVLEKLEVERTVHNRFRNLVVAATGTGKTVISAFDYKRFKQNNKSAKLLFLAHRKEIIQKSLSTFQGVLRNNNIGELWVDGMVPDNFEFVFASVQSVKNKFEQYNLTPDYYDYIIIDECHHQTANSYREIINYFKPKILLGLTATPERMDGGDILEDFDNKIAAEIRLPEAMNRKLLCPFQYFGITDSIDLTNVSWARGKYVASELTSLYTENDRRVREIIDALDKYTKDINEVRSLGYCVSMEHAKFMAKKFTLAGLKADYLTSINSTDRIQIRQKLEKKEINYLFVVDMFNEGIDIPEIDTVLFLRPTESLTVFLQQLGRGLRLHEDKDCLTVLDFVGNSKPEYNFESKFRALIGKTNTTVKKEIEDDFPHLPLGCSIILEKKSKETILKNISAATSLNKNKLIQRIQQFQNDTNLPLTLSNFIEFYNIPVQSIYKRGSWKRLCQLAGKIENFNSENEKSIVSAILNKWLSTNSLSYFSFILKIAKQNFKVTISDLNENEKAMLLMLHYDVWQKEGDFDSLEKSIHHIGVNPVLIEEIKEILEFLIDKTDFKELPIQLPYEQPLKLHSRYTRDQILAAFKFSSFEKKSSNREGTALNKNLNTEILFINLIKSEENFSPTTMYDDYAVNELLFHWQTQNSARPDIGKGLSYIKHQEENKRILLFVREKAKDEFGNTKGYVFIGEGNIKDYYGSKPMSINWELNEPMPNYLWKDAAKLSVG, encoded by the coding sequence ATGAATCAAGGAATTTACGAAGAATTAATTACACAATTAGTATCTGAAAAATTAAATGAACTTGATAAAGATAAATTCTTTCTAAAGAAAACTTCAATTGATAAGGAAGAAGCTTCGAATGTTTTATCTAAGCATTTAGCAAAAACTTTAAAACATGCTTTTCAACTTATAAAAGGTAAAGCTGAATTACAAATTGAAATTGCTAACAAAATAATTAAATTACTAAAGGACGAGTTAAATAAACAAGAATTTAATGATGATTTAGTAAGTATCGAAGGTGAGATTTTAAAGGCAGTATTTTCAAAAACTGATGCGCACTTTTCAAATTTAGATTTAAGATTAAAAGAAATAACTCCTTACACAAGATTAACACAGAGTGAGTTATTTACTGGTGGAAACGGTGGTTTATCTCTAGAAAGTGAACTAAAAAAAGAGATTCTTTCCTCAAACGAAATATATCTTCTTGTTTCTTTTATAAAATTTAAAGGGATTATTATTCTTGAAAAAGAGTTACGAGAATATACAGAACGTGGTGGAAAACTAAAAGTAATTACCACGACATATATTGGAGCAACAGATTATAAAGCTATTCAACTACTTTCTAACCTTCCTAATACAGAAGTCAAAATATCTTACAATACAAGTAATGAAAGGTTACACGCAAAAGCATATCTTTTTTATAGAAATACTGGCTTTCATACTGCATATATTGGCTCTTCTAACTTTTCTAGGTCAGCTTTAACAGATGGTTTAGAGTGGAATTTAAAAGTTACAACCAAAGAAGTAAGTCACATAATTGATAAATTCAACAAGACATTTGATTCTTATTGGAAGAGTGATGATTTTGAATTATTTGATGATTCTAAACACAAAGAGAAACTTCAAAATGCCTTAAAACAAAGTAAATTTAGTAAACCTTATGAAAACGCTACAGCTTTGTTTGATATTAAACCTTTTCCTTATCAAAAAGAGGTATTAGAAAAACTAGAAGTAGAAAGAACGGTTCACAATAGATTTAGAAACCTTGTAGTTGCAGCAACTGGAACTGGAAAAACAGTTATTTCTGCGTTTGATTACAAACGTTTTAAACAAAATAATAAGTCTGCAAAACTTCTATTCCTTGCACATAGAAAAGAAATTATCCAAAAATCATTATCTACTTTTCAAGGCGTTTTAAGGAATAATAATATTGGTGAATTATGGGTTGACGGAATGGTTCCTGATAATTTTGAATTTGTATTTGCTTCTGTACAATCTGTCAAAAACAAGTTTGAACAATATAACTTAACTCCTGATTATTATGATTATATAATAATCGATGAATGTCATCACCAAACCGCTAATAGTTATAGAGAAATAATTAACTATTTTAAACCAAAGATTTTGCTAGGCTTAACTGCTACACCTGAACGAATGGATGGTGGAGACATTTTAGAAGATTTTGATAATAAAATTGCTGCAGAAATTAGATTACCTGAAGCAATGAATCGAAAATTACTTTGTCCTTTTCAATATTTCGGAATAACAGATAGTATAGATTTAACAAATGTAAGTTGGGCTAGAGGTAAATATGTCGCAAGTGAATTAACTAGTCTATATACCGAAAATGACAGAAGAGTTAGAGAAATTATTGACGCATTAGATAAATACACAAAAGATATAAATGAAGTTAGGTCTTTAGGTTACTGTGTTTCTATGGAACATGCTAAATTTATGGCTAAAAAATTCACATTAGCAGGATTAAAAGCCGATTATTTAACAAGCATAAATAGTACAGACAGAATTCAAATTCGTCAGAAACTTGAAAAAAAGGAAATTAATTATCTATTTGTAGTCGATATGTTTAACGAAGGTATTGATATTCCTGAAATTGATACTGTTCTATTTTTAAGGCCAACTGAAAGCTTGACAGTCTTTTTACAACAACTTGGAAGAGGACTGAGACTTCACGAAGATAAAGACTGCTTAACAGTTTTAGATTTTGTCGGAAATTCTAAACCTGAATATAATTTTGAAAGTAAGTTTAGAGCTTTAATCGGTAAAACTAATACAACCGTTAAAAAAGAAATCGAAGACGATTTCCCACATCTTCCTTTGGGTTGCTCAATTATTTTAGAGAAAAAATCAAAAGAAACAATTCTTAAAAATATATCAGCAGCAACATCTTTAAATAAAAATAAATTAATTCAAAGAATACAACAATTTCAAAACGACACTAATTTACCATTAACATTAAGTAATTTTATTGAATTTTACAACATTCCTGTTCAATCAATCTACAAAAGAGGTAGCTGGAAACGGTTATGTCAATTAGCAGGAAAAATAGAAAATTTCAATTCTGAAAATGAAAAATCCATTGTTTCCGCTATTTTAAACAAATGGTTATCTACAAATTCATTAAGTTATTTCTCTTTTATTCTAAAAATTGCAAAACAGAATTTTAAAGTAACAATTTCAGATTTAAATGAAAATGAAAAAGCGATGCTATTAATGTTGCATTATGACGTTTGGCAGAAAGAAGGAGATTTTGATTCTTTAGAAAAAAGTATACATCATATTGGTGTTAATCCTGTTTTAATTGAAGAAATAAAGGAGATTTTGGAGTTTTTAATTGATAAAACAGATTTCAAAGAATTACCTATCCAACTTCCGTACGAGCAGCCTTTAAAATTGCATAGTCGTTACACGAGAGACCAAATTTTAGCAGCTTTTAAATTTAGTAGTTTTGAAAAAAAATCATCTAATAGAGAGGGAACAGCATTAAATAAAAATTTAAATACTGAAATTCTATTTATCAATCTTATAAAATCAGAAGAAAACTTTTCACCTACAACAATGTATGATGATTATGCGGTAAATGAATTATTATTTCATTGGCAAACTCAAAACTCTGCAAGACCAGATATAGGAAAAGGATTGTCTTATATAAAACATCAAGAAGAAAATAAAAGAATCTTACTCTTTGTTCGCGAAAAAGCAAAAGATGAATTTGGTAATACAAAAGGTTACGTTTTTATAGGGGAAGGAAATATAAAAGACTATTACGGTTCAAAACCAATGAGTATTAATTGGGAATTAAATGAACCTATGCCAAATTATTTATGGAAAGATGCAGCTAAACTTTCTGTTGGATAG
- a CDS encoding bile acid:sodium symporter family protein: MSAAELISTIFLPVSLAIIMLGMGMTLIPTDFTRIAKNPKAVLIGLTNQLIFLPIIGFTLAIVFGLNPTMAVGLLILATCPGGPTSNLITQVCKGNIALSVTLTAIASIVSVLTIPFILSYALEYFGSDTNVTIQLPIVDTILQIMVITVIPISIGMLIRKYKTSFAKRMEKPMRIASTVIFILVFIAVIAANLNVIGSAMKEVGLVTLVLNIATMGLGFLTAKFFKLDFKSSISVTVESGIQNGTLAFVIATSILNNAEMGIPTGAYSIWMFVTGGFLMWYFGKREETVSN; encoded by the coding sequence ATGTCTGCTGCCGAACTTATAAGTACCATTTTTTTACCAGTTTCTCTTGCTATTATTATGTTAGGTATGGGAATGACGTTAATACCAACCGATTTTACTAGAATAGCAAAAAATCCTAAAGCGGTTTTAATTGGGTTAACCAATCAGCTTATATTTTTGCCAATAATTGGTTTTACGTTGGCAATTGTTTTTGGTTTAAATCCAACTATGGCAGTTGGTTTACTAATTTTAGCAACGTGTCCTGGAGGTCCAACAAGTAATTTAATAACGCAGGTTTGTAAAGGAAATATTGCTTTATCGGTTACTTTAACAGCGATAGCAAGTATTGTTAGTGTGCTTACAATTCCGTTTATTTTATCGTACGCTTTAGAGTATTTTGGTTCAGATACAAATGTTACAATTCAATTGCCAATAGTAGATACTATTTTACAAATAATGGTCATAACGGTTATTCCAATTTCAATAGGAATGTTAATCCGTAAGTATAAAACTAGTTTTGCAAAACGAATGGAAAAACCAATGCGTATTGCCTCCACAGTAATTTTTATATTGGTTTTTATAGCGGTAATTGCAGCAAACCTAAATGTAATTGGTAGCGCAATGAAAGAAGTTGGTTTGGTTACGTTGGTTTTAAATATTGCAACAATGGGCTTAGGTTTTTTAACAGCTAAGTTTTTTAAACTCGATTTTAAAAGTAGTATTTCGGTAACTGTAGAAAGCGGAATACAAAACGGAACGCTCGCTTTTGTAATTGCTACTTCTATATTAAATAATGCCGAAATGGGAATACCAACAGGAGCTTACTCAATTTGGATGTTTGTAACTGGAGGGTTTTTAATGTGGTATTTTGGTAAAAGAGAAGAAACCGTTTCTAATTAA
- a CDS encoding TlpA family protein disulfide reductase, translated as MKKILLLLVLITSIAQAQYSVKGTMLPPNNTDWVILYKVEGAKQKFIANTNTKIETLTIEGKEQQVGTFEFTLPAETKTGSYRLTYRQDGSGFLDFLFNKENVELSFHPDYPEQSVVFMESKENQVFNEFLQATQITQKTVDSLQVVYLRDASESVAKQFPEAVKKLQDVYTIYDDRSKGLLANHFIKALKRDVDSKPVASPQEYFSSIVDNYFNNIDFSSKELYNSSFLIDRVSDYIFYLNYSAEPELQQKLFKESIGNVMSKITDVKLKKETLEYLVTQFAKQQNGETVDVLFNDYYSKLPASFQDNAFKAKKLALVQAAIGRIAPDFSWKEEGKTKRLSTLKGGKNYLLIFWSTSCSHCVKEVPELYKFMQTQKDTEVVAYALEKEDFEWNEFTKQLYGWHHVIGLNPKDKWDNKLVTETYQVHATPSYFVLDANKKIISKPYDLKEIKKVISAINAPKKDAKKATTPEKK; from the coding sequence ATGAAAAAAATACTTCTATTATTAGTACTTATAACTTCTATAGCACAAGCGCAATACAGTGTAAAAGGTACAATGTTACCTCCAAACAATACCGATTGGGTTATTTTATATAAGGTAGAAGGCGCTAAGCAAAAATTTATTGCCAACACAAATACTAAAATTGAAACGCTAACTATTGAAGGAAAAGAGCAACAAGTTGGTACTTTTGAGTTTACTCTTCCTGCAGAAACCAAAACGGGTTCTTACAGATTAACGTATAGACAAGACGGAAGCGGATTTTTAGACTTCCTTTTTAATAAAGAGAATGTAGAACTATCTTTTCATCCAGATTATCCTGAGCAATCGGTAGTTTTTATGGAATCTAAGGAAAATCAGGTTTTTAACGAGTTTTTACAAGCAACACAAATAACACAAAAAACGGTAGATTCTTTACAAGTTGTGTATTTAAGAGATGCTTCAGAAAGCGTTGCTAAACAATTTCCAGAAGCAGTTAAAAAACTGCAAGATGTTTATACTATTTATGATGATAGATCTAAAGGTTTATTAGCAAATCATTTTATAAAAGCATTAAAAAGAGATGTAGATTCAAAACCAGTTGCAAGTCCGCAAGAATATTTTAGTTCTATAGTAGATAATTATTTTAATAATATAGATTTTAGTAGCAAAGAATTATACAATTCGTCTTTCTTAATAGATAGAGTTTCAGACTATATTTTCTACTTAAATTATTCTGCTGAACCAGAATTACAACAAAAACTTTTTAAAGAATCTATAGGAAATGTTATGTCTAAAATAACGGACGTAAAACTTAAAAAGGAAACTTTAGAATATTTAGTAACTCAGTTTGCGAAACAACAAAACGGAGAAACAGTAGATGTACTTTTTAACGATTATTACAGTAAATTACCAGCAAGTTTTCAAGACAACGCTTTTAAAGCTAAGAAATTAGCTTTAGTACAAGCTGCAATTGGACGAATTGCTCCAGATTTCTCTTGGAAAGAAGAAGGAAAAACTAAAAGATTATCAACTTTAAAAGGTGGTAAAAACTACTTACTTATTTTTTGGAGCACAAGCTGTTCTCACTGTGTAAAAGAGGTGCCAGAATTGTATAAATTTATGCAAACGCAAAAAGATACTGAAGTAGTTGCGTACGCTTTAGAAAAAGAAGATTTTGAGTGGAACGAATTCACAAAGCAACTATACGGTTGGCACCATGTAATTGGTTTAAATCCTAAAGATAAATGGGATAATAAATTGGTTACTGAAACGTACCAAGTACACGCAACGCCATCTTATTTTGTGTTAGACGCTAACAAAAAAATCATTTCGAAACCATACGATTTAAAAGAAATTAAAAAGGTAATTTCTGCAATTAACGCACCAAAAAAAGACGCTAAAAAAGCAACAACTCCAGAGAAAAAATAA
- a CDS encoding CvpA family protein, with the protein MNTFDIIIAALLLFGFVRGLMKGLFVEVASLVALVAGVYGAIHFSYFISDWLKDSVEWDEKYISLAAFAGTFVVILVIISLAGKLLTKIADFASLGFLNKLLGGVFGALKIGLILSVVFIFFGKMNDTIPFVKQETLNESVLYKPVKKIAPMIFPSIIKEDGEMDIPEIERGEEDN; encoded by the coding sequence ATGAATACATTTGATATAATAATTGCCGCGCTCTTACTTTTTGGATTTGTACGCGGATTAATGAAAGGTTTGTTTGTAGAAGTAGCTTCTTTAGTAGCTTTGGTTGCGGGAGTTTATGGCGCAATTCACTTTTCGTATTTTATTTCAGACTGGTTAAAAGACAGTGTAGAATGGGATGAAAAATACATTTCGTTAGCTGCCTTTGCAGGAACTTTTGTAGTAATCTTGGTTATAATTTCTTTAGCCGGAAAATTACTAACCAAAATAGCCGATTTTGCTTCGCTTGGTTTTCTTAATAAATTATTAGGAGGCGTTTTCGGCGCTTTAAAAATCGGATTAATTTTAAGTGTTGTTTTTATTTTCTTCGGAAAAATGAACGATACTATTCCGTTTGTAAAACAAGAAACCTTAAACGAATCTGTTTTGTACAAACCTGTTAAAAAAATTGCTCCAATGATTTTTCCTTCTATCATTAAAGAAGATGGAGAAATGGATATTCCTGAGATAGAGCGTGGAGAAGAAGATAATTAA
- a CDS encoding (deoxy)nucleoside triphosphate pyrophosphohydrolase produces MKTIPVTCAIIHFDDKVLAVQRSKTMKLPLKWEFAGGKIEKGETEIDCTKREIFEELNIQIEVKEKLTPVIHQYSDFKIKLIPFIVKYISGELILKEHSDFVIVNKEELTNLDWAEADLPILKEFLAL; encoded by the coding sequence ATGAAAACAATTCCCGTTACTTGTGCAATCATTCATTTTGATGATAAAGTTTTAGCTGTTCAAAGAAGTAAAACAATGAAACTTCCTTTGAAATGGGAATTTGCAGGAGGAAAAATTGAAAAAGGAGAAACAGAAATTGATTGTACTAAAAGAGAAATATTTGAGGAATTAAATATTCAAATAGAAGTAAAAGAGAAATTAACACCTGTTATTCATCAATATTCTGATTTTAAAATTAAACTGATTCCCTTTATAGTTAAATATATTTCAGGTGAGTTAATTTTAAAAGAACATTCTGACTTTGTTATAGTTAATAAAGAAGAATTGACTAATTTAGATTGGGCAGAAGCGGATTTACCTATTTTAAAAGAATTTTTAGCATTATGA
- a CDS encoding TlpA family protein disulfide reductase: protein MKRLFLLFCFLWLSVTLVAQEENFKVGDSIPNFKLWLTDGTRLTQEDIKDKVVVFKFWFTSCLPCVIDIPPLNELVVEMENRNDILFVAPALDRKEPIFEFLNKHPFVFKIAYSAMDVSEVFNKKQVYPSYFVIDKNGKFAYVDSGSKQSHFMPLKKAILKALEE from the coding sequence ATGAAACGTCTCTTTTTACTTTTTTGTTTTCTTTGGTTATCAGTAACATTAGTTGCCCAAGAAGAGAACTTTAAAGTTGGCGATTCTATACCAAATTTTAAACTTTGGTTAACCGACGGAACGCGTCTAACACAAGAAGACATTAAAGACAAAGTAGTAGTTTTTAAGTTTTGGTTTACCTCTTGTTTACCTTGCGTTATTGATATTCCGCCATTAAACGAGTTGGTTGTAGAAATGGAAAACAGAAACGATATTTTATTCGTTGCGCCAGCTTTAGACCGTAAAGAACCAATTTTCGAATTCTTAAACAAGCATCCTTTTGTGTTTAAAATCGCCTATTCAGCAATGGATGTCAGCGAAGTTTTCAACAAAAAACAAGTGTATCCGTCTTATTTTGTCATTGATAAAAATGGCAAGTTTGCTTATGTGGACAGCGGTTCTAAACAATCGCATTTTATGCCACTTAAAAAAGCAATTTTAAAAGCGTTGGAAGAGTAG